A portion of the Cryptomeria japonica chromosome 5, Sugi_1.0, whole genome shotgun sequence genome contains these proteins:
- the LOC131067233 gene encoding disease resistance protein RPV1 isoform X3, whose amino-acid sequence MGNNCCSANCSSENEIATDLGRLEEIVQDITHLDLLISIVDQSLQSIPSKNNRDQQKTSTKQVGNSSEFGSYTNFGKDLVVKMLKSDLVVTMMKRADRNRVGSKPGYDRETRKVVSEVLKGASQIQQLAAGVCVVGYLIDEIEQLSDNRNHCVQLLRCLCALARRVKQLDSHIPAERHKLDEAVNLIFGGCVLCLTQMESQRLYRLFQASVDAGDLQKLESQIRNTYTDFTLGAVDGVLDNTPFFLPPTQGQDPQPVGRELAKDRVIRLLKMDPTDDSKRAVVIYGFGGIGKTTLASSVLKTLDLKAYKYCRVDMDENCSNDDIKQLQEQMLQELFGQRNVVLNSYVQGQKQLTEAFKEEGGRVFMFIDNALESNNLAKLLPTDLSCLPSGMRILLTTRKLDQTDMLSQTGFLRIPYEVDLLSPSESKKLLSTIALGSANASLPTGIENTDVEEIVNMCGGIPLVIELIGHKFKKHLSRASEVKSLKEFFMESVAVSGDVGRVVDEVYKSLDDLSKEAFLDIVCFFDKRPTKEVSVAVGKVQLKVLQDAALVKLCIDDDDKQVHSFLWGTEEETPQFYLERHRRVKVHDMIKARGRWLSQQDRILELKSLQDALQDGQLQNIKGIGISGSAVSDEFEIKAESLNLMHSSLRVLRLPKSIKVNGICHYSFESLKYLEIQGNLPIHPKQLKGLSVLKGADSENVDELPASLHFLSLRNSAKIPALLQSFDNLSSLEYLDLEGCNALVKVPTSFGLLQSLTELDLSTCSNLTALPQNIENLSALQFLNLSHCHKLGSLPPTFGQLKSLLFLNMAECRAFTLLPDSFGNLSSLQFLSLAECKELVALPKNFGNLCGLKLLNLSGCSNLESLPESFGQLTCLKSLFMDTCEYLKSLPDNFGELKSLKFLTIKACNNLKTLNGGFRYLSSLMALRASDCESLDEEAVDILVEIKSLLFLEMDGSPSLIQRWEQIGQSYPLIVSGIGIDDDYEFLHTVEHTLFHGGSRFVGVEGDSEQLIDWSWSRFAGEEEEEVEVSVLLTMCDLSLDCNNNALQVVRKELERRMEENHGRRKFQIVYVEAGDSLDKSEQHIRQTVLKLLPSCTCACMPTDNRTRQLFAFALYSLLEPESRYAIQGLHTCIFRLRVEMQRDRKWVDFQSGCFPNDYKEALRDQEGGFERLFSTLDLIYK is encoded by the exons ATGGGCAACAATTGCTGCTCTGCAAATTGTTCCTCAGAAAACGAAATTGCAACGGATTTGGGGCGTCTTGAAGAAATTGTGCAAGATATTACTCATCTGGACCTCTTAATCTCCATTGTGGACCAAAGTCTTCAATCAATCCCCTCTAAAAATAACAGA GATCAACAGAAAACGTCTACAAAGCAAGTGGGTAATTCCTCTGAGTTTGGTTCCTACACAAACTTCGGCAAGGATTTAGTGGTTAAGATGTTGAAGAGTGATTTGGTGGTGACGATGATGAAGCGTGCAGACAGAAATCGT GTGGGCTCCAAACCTGGTTATGATCGTGAAACTCGGAAAGTGGTTTCTGAGGTTTTGAAAGGCGCTTCCCAGATTCAGCAGTTGGCAGCAGGGGTATGCGTGGTGGGATATTTGATCGATGAAATAGAACAGCTTTCTGATAATAGAAACCATTGTGTTCAGCTGTTGAGATGCTTATGTGCTCTGGCAAGGCGTGTGAAGCAATTGGATAGCCATATCCCTGCTGAAAGACACAAGCTTGATGAAGCAGTTAACCTTATTTTTGGCGGCTGTGTTCTATGCCTCACACAAATGGAATCTCAGAGGCTGTACAG GCTTTTCCAAGCCTCGGTGGATGCTGGGGATCTTCAAAAGCTCGAGTCACAGATAAGAAATACCTATACAGATTTCACCCTTGGGGCTGTGGATGGTGTTTTGGACAACACTCCTTTCTTTCTTCCTCCAACACAGGGACAAGATCCTCAACCAG TTGGGAGAGAATTGGCAAAAGACAGAGTGATTAGGCTTCTGAAGATGGATCCAACTGATGATTCAAAGAGAGCTGTTGTAATTTACGGGTTTGGAGGAATTGGGAAAACAACATTAGCATCGTCTGTGCTCAAGACTCTGGACCTTAAGGCTTACAAATATTGCAGAGTCGACATGGATGAGAACTGTTCCAACGATGATATCAAGCAGCTTCAGGAGCAGATGTTGCAGGAGTTGTTTGGGCAAAGGAACGTAGTATTGAACAGTTATGTGCAAGGTCAGAAGCAATTAACAGAGGCTTTTAAAGAAGAGGGTGGTCGTGTATTCATGTTTATTGACAATGCCCTCGAATCAAACAACCTCGCTAAGCTTTTGCCAACTGATTTGTCCTGCCTTCCCAGTGGGATGAGGATTCTCCTAACAACCAGAAAGCTTGATCAGACTGACATGCTTTCACAAACAGGTTTTCTGCGCATTCCATATGAAGTAGACTTGCTTTCCCCCTCAGAATCGAAAAAGCTTTTAAGTACAATAGCTCTAGGCAGTGCCAATGCATCACTTCCCACAGGCATAGAGAATACAGATGTGGAGGAAATTGTGAATATGTGCGGTGGGATTCCTTTAGTTATAGAACTAATTGGGCACAAATTTAAAAAGCATCTTTCCAGGGCCTCTGAAGTTAAGTCTCTCAAGGAATTCTTCATGGAATCTGTAGCAGTTAGTGGAGATGTTGGACGTGTGGTGGATGAAGTATATAAAAGTTTGGACGATCTTTCTAAGGAGGCCTTTTTAGACATTGTTTGCTTTTTTGATAAAAGGCCAACAAAAGAAGTCAGTGTGGCTGTTGGTAAGGTCCAACTTAAAGTGCTTCAGGATGCTGCACTTGTAAAACTCtgtattgatgatgatgataaacAAGTCCATTCCTTTCTGTGGGGAACTGAGGAGGAAACACCCCAGTTTTATCTGGAGAGGCATAGGAGGGTAAAAGTTCATGATATGATAAAGGCAAGAGGAAGATGGTTGTCCCAACAAGATAGAATTTTGGAGCTCAAATCTTTGCAGGATGCTCTACAAGATGGGCAG TTGCAGAATATAAAGGGGATTGGAATTTCAGGCTCTGCAGTTAGTGATGAGTTTGAAATTAAAGCAGAAAGCCTGAATCTCATGCACTCTTCTTTGAGAGTTTTGAGACTCCCAAAATCTATTAAGGTGAATGGGATATGCCACTACAGTTTTGAAAGTCTAAAGTACTTAGAGATTCAGGGGAATTTGCCTATACATCCCAAACAACTCAAAGGACTGTCCGTTTTAAAGGGGGCAGATAGTGAGAATGTTGATGAG CTGCCAGCATCTTTACATTTCTTATCTTTGAGAAATTCTGCAAAGATTCCTGCATTGCTTCAAAGTTTTGACAACCTATCTTCTCTGGAGTACTTAGACTTAGAAGGCTGCAATGCACTGGTGAAGGTTCCAACAAGCTTTGGCCTGTTACAGTCTCTAACTGAACTGGACCTGAGTACATGTAGTAATCTCACTGCACTTCCTCAGAACATTGAAAACCTATCTGCTTTGCAATTTTTGAATCTATCCCATTGCCATAAATTGGGCAGCCTTCCACCCACCTTCGGACAACTCAAATCATTACTGTTTTTAAATATGGCGGAATGTAGGGCATTTACCCTTTTGCCAGACAGCTTTGGCAACCTATCCTCTTTGCAATTTTTGTCTTTAGCTGAATGTAAAGAACTGGTTGCATTACCCAAGAACTTTGGCAATCTATGTGGTTTGAAGCTTCTGAATTTGAGTGGCTGTTCAAACTTAGAGAGCCTTCCAGAATCATTTGGGCAGCTGACTTGTTTGAAATCATTGTTTATGGATACATGTGAGTACCTGAAAAGCCTTCCTGATAATTTTGGAGAGCTCAAATCTTTGAAATTTCTCACCATCAAAGCTTGCAACAACTTGAAGACGCTCAATGGTGGGTTCAGATACTTAAGTTCACTTATGGCATTGAGGGCATCAGATTGTGAATCACTGGACGAAGAGGCAGTGGACATCTTAGTCGAGATAAAAAGTTTACTGTTCCTAGAAATGGATGGATCACCGTCACTGATTCAGAGGTGGGAACAAATAGGGCAGAGCTACCCTTTGATTGTGTCTGGCATTGGG ATTGATGATGACTATGAGTTCCTGCACACTGTTGAGCATACACTATTTCATGGTGGAAGCAGATTTGTGGGTGTGGAGGGTGATAGTGAACAATTGATAGACTGGTCTTGGTCTAGGTTTGcaggggaagaagaagaagaagtggaaGTGAGTGTGTTGCTGACAATGTGCGATCTATCTTTAGATTGCAATAACAATGCTTTACAAGTAGTGAGGAAGGAACTAGAAAGGAGGATGGAGGAAAACCATGGTAGGCGAAAGTTCCAGATTGTGTATGTGGAGGCAGGGGATTCATTGGACAAGAGTGAACAGCACATCCGCCAAACTGTCCTGAAGCTTTTACCCAGCTGCACGTGTGCCTGCATGCCGACTGACAATAGAACAAGGCAACTATTTGCATTTGCTCTCTATAGTCTACTCGAACCTGAGTCGAGGTACGCAATCCAGGGTTTACATACATGTATTTTTCGGTTAAGAGTGGAGATGCAGAGAGATCGCAAATGGGTGGACTTTCAAAGTGGATGTTTTCCAAATGATTACAAAGAGGCATTGAGAGATCAGGAAGGTGGGTTCGAGAGATTGTTTTCCACTTTAGATTTAATCTATAAATAG
- the LOC131067233 gene encoding disease resistance protein RPV1 isoform X2 gives MGNNCCSANCSSENEIATDLGRLEEIVQDITHLDLLISIVDQSLQSIPSKNNRDQQKTSTKQVGNSSEFGSYTNFGKDLVVKMLKSDLVVTMMKRADRNRVMVGSKPGYDRETRKVVSEVLKGASQIQQLAAGVCVVGYLIDEIEQLSDNRNHCVQLLRCLCALARRVKQLDSHIPAERHKLDEAVNLIFGGCVLCLTQMESQRLYRLFQASVDAGDLQKLESQIRNTYTDFTLGAVDGVLDNTPFFLPPTQGQDPQPVGRELAKDRVIRLLKMDPTDDSKRAVVIYGFGGIGKTTLASSVLKTLDLKAYKYCRVDMDENCSNDDIKQLQEQMLQELFGQRNVVLNSYVQGQKQLTEAFKEEGGRVFMFIDNALESNNLAKLLPTDLSCLPSGMRILLTTRKLDQTDMLSQTGFLRIPYEVDLLSPSESKKLLSTIALGSANASLPTGIENTDVEEIVNMCGGIPLVIELIGHKFKKHLSRASEVKSLKEFFMESVAVSGDVGRVVDEVYKSLDDLSKEAFLDIVCFFDKRPTKEVSVAVGKVQLKVLQDAALVKLCIDDDDKQVHSFLWGTEEETPQFYLERHRRVKVHDMIKARGRWLSQQDRILELKSLQDALQDGQNIKGIGISGSAVSDEFEIKAESLNLMHSSLRVLRLPKSIKVNGICHYSFESLKYLEIQGNLPIHPKQLKGLSVLKGADSENVDELPASLHFLSLRNSAKIPALLQSFDNLSSLEYLDLEGCNALVKVPTSFGLLQSLTELDLSTCSNLTALPQNIENLSALQFLNLSHCHKLGSLPPTFGQLKSLLFLNMAECRAFTLLPDSFGNLSSLQFLSLAECKELVALPKNFGNLCGLKLLNLSGCSNLESLPESFGQLTCLKSLFMDTCEYLKSLPDNFGELKSLKFLTIKACNNLKTLNGGFRYLSSLMALRASDCESLDEEAVDILVEIKSLLFLEMDGSPSLIQRWEQIGQSYPLIVSGIGIDDDYEFLHTVEHTLFHGGSRFVGVEGDSEQLIDWSWSRFAGEEEEEVEVSVLLTMCDLSLDCNNNALQVVRKELERRMEENHGRRKFQIVYVEAGDSLDKSEQHIRQTVLKLLPSCTCACMPTDNRTRQLFAFALYSLLEPESRYAIQGLHTCIFRLRVEMQRDRKWVDFQSGCFPNDYKEALRDQEGGFERLFSTLDLIYK, from the exons ATGGGCAACAATTGCTGCTCTGCAAATTGTTCCTCAGAAAACGAAATTGCAACGGATTTGGGGCGTCTTGAAGAAATTGTGCAAGATATTACTCATCTGGACCTCTTAATCTCCATTGTGGACCAAAGTCTTCAATCAATCCCCTCTAAAAATAACAGA GATCAACAGAAAACGTCTACAAAGCAAGTGGGTAATTCCTCTGAGTTTGGTTCCTACACAAACTTCGGCAAGGATTTAGTGGTTAAGATGTTGAAGAGTGATTTGGTGGTGACGATGATGAAGCGTGCAGACAGAAATCGTGTAATG GTGGGCTCCAAACCTGGTTATGATCGTGAAACTCGGAAAGTGGTTTCTGAGGTTTTGAAAGGCGCTTCCCAGATTCAGCAGTTGGCAGCAGGGGTATGCGTGGTGGGATATTTGATCGATGAAATAGAACAGCTTTCTGATAATAGAAACCATTGTGTTCAGCTGTTGAGATGCTTATGTGCTCTGGCAAGGCGTGTGAAGCAATTGGATAGCCATATCCCTGCTGAAAGACACAAGCTTGATGAAGCAGTTAACCTTATTTTTGGCGGCTGTGTTCTATGCCTCACACAAATGGAATCTCAGAGGCTGTACAG GCTTTTCCAAGCCTCGGTGGATGCTGGGGATCTTCAAAAGCTCGAGTCACAGATAAGAAATACCTATACAGATTTCACCCTTGGGGCTGTGGATGGTGTTTTGGACAACACTCCTTTCTTTCTTCCTCCAACACAGGGACAAGATCCTCAACCAG TTGGGAGAGAATTGGCAAAAGACAGAGTGATTAGGCTTCTGAAGATGGATCCAACTGATGATTCAAAGAGAGCTGTTGTAATTTACGGGTTTGGAGGAATTGGGAAAACAACATTAGCATCGTCTGTGCTCAAGACTCTGGACCTTAAGGCTTACAAATATTGCAGAGTCGACATGGATGAGAACTGTTCCAACGATGATATCAAGCAGCTTCAGGAGCAGATGTTGCAGGAGTTGTTTGGGCAAAGGAACGTAGTATTGAACAGTTATGTGCAAGGTCAGAAGCAATTAACAGAGGCTTTTAAAGAAGAGGGTGGTCGTGTATTCATGTTTATTGACAATGCCCTCGAATCAAACAACCTCGCTAAGCTTTTGCCAACTGATTTGTCCTGCCTTCCCAGTGGGATGAGGATTCTCCTAACAACCAGAAAGCTTGATCAGACTGACATGCTTTCACAAACAGGTTTTCTGCGCATTCCATATGAAGTAGACTTGCTTTCCCCCTCAGAATCGAAAAAGCTTTTAAGTACAATAGCTCTAGGCAGTGCCAATGCATCACTTCCCACAGGCATAGAGAATACAGATGTGGAGGAAATTGTGAATATGTGCGGTGGGATTCCTTTAGTTATAGAACTAATTGGGCACAAATTTAAAAAGCATCTTTCCAGGGCCTCTGAAGTTAAGTCTCTCAAGGAATTCTTCATGGAATCTGTAGCAGTTAGTGGAGATGTTGGACGTGTGGTGGATGAAGTATATAAAAGTTTGGACGATCTTTCTAAGGAGGCCTTTTTAGACATTGTTTGCTTTTTTGATAAAAGGCCAACAAAAGAAGTCAGTGTGGCTGTTGGTAAGGTCCAACTTAAAGTGCTTCAGGATGCTGCACTTGTAAAACTCtgtattgatgatgatgataaacAAGTCCATTCCTTTCTGTGGGGAACTGAGGAGGAAACACCCCAGTTTTATCTGGAGAGGCATAGGAGGGTAAAAGTTCATGATATGATAAAGGCAAGAGGAAGATGGTTGTCCCAACAAGATAGAATTTTGGAGCTCAAATCTTTGCAGGATGCTCTACAAGATGGGCAG AATATAAAGGGGATTGGAATTTCAGGCTCTGCAGTTAGTGATGAGTTTGAAATTAAAGCAGAAAGCCTGAATCTCATGCACTCTTCTTTGAGAGTTTTGAGACTCCCAAAATCTATTAAGGTGAATGGGATATGCCACTACAGTTTTGAAAGTCTAAAGTACTTAGAGATTCAGGGGAATTTGCCTATACATCCCAAACAACTCAAAGGACTGTCCGTTTTAAAGGGGGCAGATAGTGAGAATGTTGATGAG CTGCCAGCATCTTTACATTTCTTATCTTTGAGAAATTCTGCAAAGATTCCTGCATTGCTTCAAAGTTTTGACAACCTATCTTCTCTGGAGTACTTAGACTTAGAAGGCTGCAATGCACTGGTGAAGGTTCCAACAAGCTTTGGCCTGTTACAGTCTCTAACTGAACTGGACCTGAGTACATGTAGTAATCTCACTGCACTTCCTCAGAACATTGAAAACCTATCTGCTTTGCAATTTTTGAATCTATCCCATTGCCATAAATTGGGCAGCCTTCCACCCACCTTCGGACAACTCAAATCATTACTGTTTTTAAATATGGCGGAATGTAGGGCATTTACCCTTTTGCCAGACAGCTTTGGCAACCTATCCTCTTTGCAATTTTTGTCTTTAGCTGAATGTAAAGAACTGGTTGCATTACCCAAGAACTTTGGCAATCTATGTGGTTTGAAGCTTCTGAATTTGAGTGGCTGTTCAAACTTAGAGAGCCTTCCAGAATCATTTGGGCAGCTGACTTGTTTGAAATCATTGTTTATGGATACATGTGAGTACCTGAAAAGCCTTCCTGATAATTTTGGAGAGCTCAAATCTTTGAAATTTCTCACCATCAAAGCTTGCAACAACTTGAAGACGCTCAATGGTGGGTTCAGATACTTAAGTTCACTTATGGCATTGAGGGCATCAGATTGTGAATCACTGGACGAAGAGGCAGTGGACATCTTAGTCGAGATAAAAAGTTTACTGTTCCTAGAAATGGATGGATCACCGTCACTGATTCAGAGGTGGGAACAAATAGGGCAGAGCTACCCTTTGATTGTGTCTGGCATTGGG ATTGATGATGACTATGAGTTCCTGCACACTGTTGAGCATACACTATTTCATGGTGGAAGCAGATTTGTGGGTGTGGAGGGTGATAGTGAACAATTGATAGACTGGTCTTGGTCTAGGTTTGcaggggaagaagaagaagaagtggaaGTGAGTGTGTTGCTGACAATGTGCGATCTATCTTTAGATTGCAATAACAATGCTTTACAAGTAGTGAGGAAGGAACTAGAAAGGAGGATGGAGGAAAACCATGGTAGGCGAAAGTTCCAGATTGTGTATGTGGAGGCAGGGGATTCATTGGACAAGAGTGAACAGCACATCCGCCAAACTGTCCTGAAGCTTTTACCCAGCTGCACGTGTGCCTGCATGCCGACTGACAATAGAACAAGGCAACTATTTGCATTTGCTCTCTATAGTCTACTCGAACCTGAGTCGAGGTACGCAATCCAGGGTTTACATACATGTATTTTTCGGTTAAGAGTGGAGATGCAGAGAGATCGCAAATGGGTGGACTTTCAAAGTGGATGTTTTCCAAATGATTACAAAGAGGCATTGAGAGATCAGGAAGGTGGGTTCGAGAGATTGTTTTCCACTTTAGATTTAATCTATAAATAG
- the LOC131067233 gene encoding disease resistance protein RPV1 isoform X1, producing MGNNCCSANCSSENEIATDLGRLEEIVQDITHLDLLISIVDQSLQSIPSKNNRDQQKTSTKQVGNSSEFGSYTNFGKDLVVKMLKSDLVVTMMKRADRNRVMVGSKPGYDRETRKVVSEVLKGASQIQQLAAGVCVVGYLIDEIEQLSDNRNHCVQLLRCLCALARRVKQLDSHIPAERHKLDEAVNLIFGGCVLCLTQMESQRLYRLFQASVDAGDLQKLESQIRNTYTDFTLGAVDGVLDNTPFFLPPTQGQDPQPVGRELAKDRVIRLLKMDPTDDSKRAVVIYGFGGIGKTTLASSVLKTLDLKAYKYCRVDMDENCSNDDIKQLQEQMLQELFGQRNVVLNSYVQGQKQLTEAFKEEGGRVFMFIDNALESNNLAKLLPTDLSCLPSGMRILLTTRKLDQTDMLSQTGFLRIPYEVDLLSPSESKKLLSTIALGSANASLPTGIENTDVEEIVNMCGGIPLVIELIGHKFKKHLSRASEVKSLKEFFMESVAVSGDVGRVVDEVYKSLDDLSKEAFLDIVCFFDKRPTKEVSVAVGKVQLKVLQDAALVKLCIDDDDKQVHSFLWGTEEETPQFYLERHRRVKVHDMIKARGRWLSQQDRILELKSLQDALQDGQLQNIKGIGISGSAVSDEFEIKAESLNLMHSSLRVLRLPKSIKVNGICHYSFESLKYLEIQGNLPIHPKQLKGLSVLKGADSENVDELPASLHFLSLRNSAKIPALLQSFDNLSSLEYLDLEGCNALVKVPTSFGLLQSLTELDLSTCSNLTALPQNIENLSALQFLNLSHCHKLGSLPPTFGQLKSLLFLNMAECRAFTLLPDSFGNLSSLQFLSLAECKELVALPKNFGNLCGLKLLNLSGCSNLESLPESFGQLTCLKSLFMDTCEYLKSLPDNFGELKSLKFLTIKACNNLKTLNGGFRYLSSLMALRASDCESLDEEAVDILVEIKSLLFLEMDGSPSLIQRWEQIGQSYPLIVSGIGIDDDYEFLHTVEHTLFHGGSRFVGVEGDSEQLIDWSWSRFAGEEEEEVEVSVLLTMCDLSLDCNNNALQVVRKELERRMEENHGRRKFQIVYVEAGDSLDKSEQHIRQTVLKLLPSCTCACMPTDNRTRQLFAFALYSLLEPESRYAIQGLHTCIFRLRVEMQRDRKWVDFQSGCFPNDYKEALRDQEGGFERLFSTLDLIYK from the exons ATGGGCAACAATTGCTGCTCTGCAAATTGTTCCTCAGAAAACGAAATTGCAACGGATTTGGGGCGTCTTGAAGAAATTGTGCAAGATATTACTCATCTGGACCTCTTAATCTCCATTGTGGACCAAAGTCTTCAATCAATCCCCTCTAAAAATAACAGA GATCAACAGAAAACGTCTACAAAGCAAGTGGGTAATTCCTCTGAGTTTGGTTCCTACACAAACTTCGGCAAGGATTTAGTGGTTAAGATGTTGAAGAGTGATTTGGTGGTGACGATGATGAAGCGTGCAGACAGAAATCGTGTAATG GTGGGCTCCAAACCTGGTTATGATCGTGAAACTCGGAAAGTGGTTTCTGAGGTTTTGAAAGGCGCTTCCCAGATTCAGCAGTTGGCAGCAGGGGTATGCGTGGTGGGATATTTGATCGATGAAATAGAACAGCTTTCTGATAATAGAAACCATTGTGTTCAGCTGTTGAGATGCTTATGTGCTCTGGCAAGGCGTGTGAAGCAATTGGATAGCCATATCCCTGCTGAAAGACACAAGCTTGATGAAGCAGTTAACCTTATTTTTGGCGGCTGTGTTCTATGCCTCACACAAATGGAATCTCAGAGGCTGTACAG GCTTTTCCAAGCCTCGGTGGATGCTGGGGATCTTCAAAAGCTCGAGTCACAGATAAGAAATACCTATACAGATTTCACCCTTGGGGCTGTGGATGGTGTTTTGGACAACACTCCTTTCTTTCTTCCTCCAACACAGGGACAAGATCCTCAACCAG TTGGGAGAGAATTGGCAAAAGACAGAGTGATTAGGCTTCTGAAGATGGATCCAACTGATGATTCAAAGAGAGCTGTTGTAATTTACGGGTTTGGAGGAATTGGGAAAACAACATTAGCATCGTCTGTGCTCAAGACTCTGGACCTTAAGGCTTACAAATATTGCAGAGTCGACATGGATGAGAACTGTTCCAACGATGATATCAAGCAGCTTCAGGAGCAGATGTTGCAGGAGTTGTTTGGGCAAAGGAACGTAGTATTGAACAGTTATGTGCAAGGTCAGAAGCAATTAACAGAGGCTTTTAAAGAAGAGGGTGGTCGTGTATTCATGTTTATTGACAATGCCCTCGAATCAAACAACCTCGCTAAGCTTTTGCCAACTGATTTGTCCTGCCTTCCCAGTGGGATGAGGATTCTCCTAACAACCAGAAAGCTTGATCAGACTGACATGCTTTCACAAACAGGTTTTCTGCGCATTCCATATGAAGTAGACTTGCTTTCCCCCTCAGAATCGAAAAAGCTTTTAAGTACAATAGCTCTAGGCAGTGCCAATGCATCACTTCCCACAGGCATAGAGAATACAGATGTGGAGGAAATTGTGAATATGTGCGGTGGGATTCCTTTAGTTATAGAACTAATTGGGCACAAATTTAAAAAGCATCTTTCCAGGGCCTCTGAAGTTAAGTCTCTCAAGGAATTCTTCATGGAATCTGTAGCAGTTAGTGGAGATGTTGGACGTGTGGTGGATGAAGTATATAAAAGTTTGGACGATCTTTCTAAGGAGGCCTTTTTAGACATTGTTTGCTTTTTTGATAAAAGGCCAACAAAAGAAGTCAGTGTGGCTGTTGGTAAGGTCCAACTTAAAGTGCTTCAGGATGCTGCACTTGTAAAACTCtgtattgatgatgatgataaacAAGTCCATTCCTTTCTGTGGGGAACTGAGGAGGAAACACCCCAGTTTTATCTGGAGAGGCATAGGAGGGTAAAAGTTCATGATATGATAAAGGCAAGAGGAAGATGGTTGTCCCAACAAGATAGAATTTTGGAGCTCAAATCTTTGCAGGATGCTCTACAAGATGGGCAG TTGCAGAATATAAAGGGGATTGGAATTTCAGGCTCTGCAGTTAGTGATGAGTTTGAAATTAAAGCAGAAAGCCTGAATCTCATGCACTCTTCTTTGAGAGTTTTGAGACTCCCAAAATCTATTAAGGTGAATGGGATATGCCACTACAGTTTTGAAAGTCTAAAGTACTTAGAGATTCAGGGGAATTTGCCTATACATCCCAAACAACTCAAAGGACTGTCCGTTTTAAAGGGGGCAGATAGTGAGAATGTTGATGAG CTGCCAGCATCTTTACATTTCTTATCTTTGAGAAATTCTGCAAAGATTCCTGCATTGCTTCAAAGTTTTGACAACCTATCTTCTCTGGAGTACTTAGACTTAGAAGGCTGCAATGCACTGGTGAAGGTTCCAACAAGCTTTGGCCTGTTACAGTCTCTAACTGAACTGGACCTGAGTACATGTAGTAATCTCACTGCACTTCCTCAGAACATTGAAAACCTATCTGCTTTGCAATTTTTGAATCTATCCCATTGCCATAAATTGGGCAGCCTTCCACCCACCTTCGGACAACTCAAATCATTACTGTTTTTAAATATGGCGGAATGTAGGGCATTTACCCTTTTGCCAGACAGCTTTGGCAACCTATCCTCTTTGCAATTTTTGTCTTTAGCTGAATGTAAAGAACTGGTTGCATTACCCAAGAACTTTGGCAATCTATGTGGTTTGAAGCTTCTGAATTTGAGTGGCTGTTCAAACTTAGAGAGCCTTCCAGAATCATTTGGGCAGCTGACTTGTTTGAAATCATTGTTTATGGATACATGTGAGTACCTGAAAAGCCTTCCTGATAATTTTGGAGAGCTCAAATCTTTGAAATTTCTCACCATCAAAGCTTGCAACAACTTGAAGACGCTCAATGGTGGGTTCAGATACTTAAGTTCACTTATGGCATTGAGGGCATCAGATTGTGAATCACTGGACGAAGAGGCAGTGGACATCTTAGTCGAGATAAAAAGTTTACTGTTCCTAGAAATGGATGGATCACCGTCACTGATTCAGAGGTGGGAACAAATAGGGCAGAGCTACCCTTTGATTGTGTCTGGCATTGGG ATTGATGATGACTATGAGTTCCTGCACACTGTTGAGCATACACTATTTCATGGTGGAAGCAGATTTGTGGGTGTGGAGGGTGATAGTGAACAATTGATAGACTGGTCTTGGTCTAGGTTTGcaggggaagaagaagaagaagtggaaGTGAGTGTGTTGCTGACAATGTGCGATCTATCTTTAGATTGCAATAACAATGCTTTACAAGTAGTGAGGAAGGAACTAGAAAGGAGGATGGAGGAAAACCATGGTAGGCGAAAGTTCCAGATTGTGTATGTGGAGGCAGGGGATTCATTGGACAAGAGTGAACAGCACATCCGCCAAACTGTCCTGAAGCTTTTACCCAGCTGCACGTGTGCCTGCATGCCGACTGACAATAGAACAAGGCAACTATTTGCATTTGCTCTCTATAGTCTACTCGAACCTGAGTCGAGGTACGCAATCCAGGGTTTACATACATGTATTTTTCGGTTAAGAGTGGAGATGCAGAGAGATCGCAAATGGGTGGACTTTCAAAGTGGATGTTTTCCAAATGATTACAAAGAGGCATTGAGAGATCAGGAAGGTGGGTTCGAGAGATTGTTTTCCACTTTAGATTTAATCTATAAATAG